The Rhodocytophaga rosea genome has a segment encoding these proteins:
- a CDS encoding DUF4783 domain-containing protein, which produces MMRTFKMKDFLLLLLTISLFTFTGHTLQAQSDVTNGAKAALKSGNSRELAKYFNSSIELIVEAENVDMDKVSNAQAELILKTFFQKYPAKDFTYGHQGSSPEGLQYSTGTYQSANGSFLVYMVVKQFGGKYLIDRIDFRNQ; this is translated from the coding sequence ATGATGCGTACCTTTAAAATGAAAGATTTTTTACTTTTACTTTTAACAATTAGTTTATTCACATTTACCGGACATACTTTGCAGGCTCAGAGTGATGTTACCAATGGAGCTAAAGCTGCCTTAAAAAGCGGAAACTCCCGGGAACTTGCCAAGTATTTCAACAGCAGCATTGAACTTATTGTGGAAGCCGAAAATGTGGACATGGATAAAGTGAGTAATGCCCAGGCTGAACTGATTCTGAAAACCTTCTTCCAGAAGTATCCGGCTAAAGATTTTACCTATGGACACCAGGGTTCATCCCCGGAAGGCTTGCAGTACAGTACTGGCACTTACCAGTCAGCAAATGGCTCCTTTCTGGTGTATATGGTGGTGAAACAATTTGGCGGCAAATATTTAATTGACCGCATTGATTTCCGCAATCAGTAA
- the nadC gene encoding carboxylating nicotinate-nucleotide diphosphorylase, with translation MTYKLAYLSSEKIHQFIAQSLQEDVGDGDHSSLAAVPAEAENRAKLIIKDQGILAGIELATLIFAQVDSSLMVDILLQDSSPVKFGDIGLTVSGKARSILQAERLVLNCMQRMSGIATYTHQLTEAIKGTKARLLDTRKTTPLFRMLEKWAVVIGGGLNHRFGLFDMIILKDNHVDYAGGIRQAIESTNAYLSQHNKDLKIVIETRNLAEVEQVLETGNVFRIMLDNMSPALMKEAIQLINGRYPTEASGGITLETIKAVAESGVDFISVGALTHSIRSLDISLKAY, from the coding sequence ATGACTTACAAGCTAGCCTATCTCTCGTCCGAAAAAATTCATCAATTCATTGCACAGTCGCTCCAGGAAGATGTAGGCGATGGCGATCATTCCTCATTGGCAGCTGTTCCGGCAGAGGCAGAAAACCGGGCTAAACTTATTATTAAAGATCAGGGAATACTGGCAGGTATAGAACTGGCCACACTTATTTTCGCCCAGGTAGATTCTTCTCTTATGGTAGACATATTGCTTCAAGATAGCTCACCGGTAAAATTTGGGGATATTGGATTAACCGTATCAGGCAAGGCACGTTCCATTCTACAGGCAGAACGGCTGGTGCTTAACTGTATGCAGCGCATGAGCGGAATCGCTACCTATACACATCAACTGACTGAAGCCATAAAGGGTACAAAAGCCAGGCTGCTGGATACCCGTAAAACCACTCCCCTCTTCCGGATGCTGGAAAAATGGGCGGTTGTGATCGGCGGCGGACTGAACCACCGTTTTGGCCTGTTCGACATGATCATTCTCAAAGACAACCATGTGGATTATGCCGGCGGCATCCGTCAGGCTATAGAATCTACCAATGCCTACCTCAGTCAACACAACAAAGACCTGAAAATAGTGATTGAAACCCGTAACCTGGCAGAAGTGGAACAAGTACTGGAGACTGGAAATGTGTTCCGCATCATGCTGGATAATATGTCGCCTGCCCTGATGAAAGAAGCCATTCAGCTCATTAACGGACGTTATCCTACAGAAGCCTCTGGTGGCATTACCCTGGAAACCATTAAGGCGGTAGCCGAAAGCGGCGTAGATTTTATTTCGGTAGGTGCGCTAACACATTCCATCAGAAGTCTGGATATTAGCCTGAAAGCATATTAA
- a CDS encoding M23 family metallopeptidase, protein MQHIRRYKIFFIILCIILTGYLIPQRVAIPVKGASPRDWHPKSFWYYPWGKSITHKGVDIFAKEGTSVISATPGLVVYTGDMGRGGKVVLVLSSKWRIHYYAHLKEFKTSPLHFVNTGESVGTVGTTGNAEGKEPHLHYSIFSIIPLPWRIDSSIQGWLKMFFLNPIELMKEK, encoded by the coding sequence TTGCAGCACATACGCAGATACAAAATCTTTTTCATTATTCTATGTATCATTCTGACTGGCTACCTGATTCCTCAACGGGTGGCTATACCGGTAAAAGGTGCTTCTCCCAGAGACTGGCATCCAAAATCGTTCTGGTATTATCCCTGGGGAAAATCCATCACCCATAAAGGTGTAGATATTTTTGCCAAGGAAGGAACTTCAGTGATATCGGCAACACCTGGACTAGTAGTATATACCGGAGACATGGGCCGGGGAGGAAAAGTAGTATTGGTGCTTTCTTCCAAGTGGCGTATTCATTATTATGCTCACCTGAAAGAATTTAAAACTTCTCCCTTACACTTTGTGAATACCGGTGAATCTGTTGGAACCGTAGGTACTACCGGAAATGCGGAAGGCAAAGAACCTCACCTGCATTATTCTATTTTTTCCATCATTCCTTTACCCTGGCGGATAGATAGTTCCATACAAGGCTGGTTGAAAATGTTCTTTCTCAATCCGATTGAGCTGATGAAGGAAAAGTAA
- a CDS encoding YcxB family protein, with product MIVKTRKYKLENSTYIKLAMKHLLRTQWYWAAVPLGIIILNVILNLTGVYPNIWIYFMAPLAIVLYLLFWAIQFTGVTQLEQNKVLFQKLLYEIDGRQILIKLNSKEGMQMKWEMIKKAYKEKDHFLLVVSKAQFIHLPYSIFNSENDIKFTESLLRRKNLIA from the coding sequence ATGATCGTTAAAACACGTAAATACAAACTCGAAAACAGTACCTATATCAAGCTGGCCATGAAGCACCTGCTGCGAACCCAATGGTACTGGGCAGCAGTACCTCTGGGAATTATCATTCTCAATGTCATTCTCAACCTTACTGGTGTATATCCCAACATCTGGATCTATTTTATGGCACCGCTGGCAATCGTCCTGTATCTGCTGTTCTGGGCTATTCAGTTTACCGGAGTTACCCAGCTGGAGCAGAATAAAGTATTATTTCAGAAATTACTCTATGAAATAGATGGCCGCCAGATTCTGATCAAACTCAATAGTAAAGAAGGCATGCAGATGAAGTGGGAAATGATAAAAAAAGCCTATAAAGAAAAAGACCATTTTCTGCTGGTTGTCTCCAAAGCACAATTTATTCACCTCCCCTACTCTATTTTCAATTCCGAAAACGACATTAAATTCACCGAATCGCTGCTGCGTCGGAAAAACCTGATTGCCTGA
- a CDS encoding NAD(P)/FAD-dependent oxidoreductase, whose protein sequence is MKDVIIVGGGLAGLVNAIVLARAGLQVVLIEKKQYPFHKVCGEYISNEVLPFFHSLGIFPEQLGASAINRLQVSSPSGNNVLNMPLDLGGFGISRYTLDHHLYQIAVKAGVTFILGKTADNIDFKTHFQVQLSDGTQLESNLVIGAFGKRSKLDKQLNRDFINKRSPYVGVKYHIQTVFPRDLIALHNFQDGYCGVCAIEEGKYNLCYLTSRDNIKRYGSIEEMEKETLYKNPFMQAIRQNARFLYEKPEVINEISFSPKKAVENHILMSGDTAGLITPLCGNGMAMAIHSAKILSGLIILYFKEQWTKEKLEMLYQQQWKQTFATRLWVGRQTQRLFGSEWLSSMAVRILKTVKPAARLLVKHTHGEVF, encoded by the coding sequence ATGAAAGATGTAATTATTGTTGGCGGCGGACTGGCTGGACTGGTGAATGCAATTGTGCTTGCCAGAGCCGGATTGCAAGTTGTGTTGATCGAGAAAAAACAATATCCTTTCCATAAAGTATGCGGCGAATATATATCTAATGAAGTATTGCCCTTTTTCCATTCACTGGGTATTTTTCCTGAACAACTAGGTGCATCTGCCATCAACCGTTTGCAGGTAAGTTCGCCTTCGGGCAACAATGTACTGAACATGCCTTTAGACCTGGGAGGATTTGGCATCAGCCGCTATACACTGGATCATCATTTATATCAGATAGCTGTAAAAGCCGGGGTTACTTTCATACTCGGTAAAACAGCAGATAACATTGATTTCAAAACCCATTTCCAGGTACAGTTGTCAGATGGTACCCAGCTGGAAAGCAATCTGGTGATCGGCGCCTTTGGCAAACGGTCCAAACTGGATAAGCAACTAAACCGGGATTTTATTAATAAACGCTCGCCCTATGTAGGCGTCAAATACCACATCCAGACTGTTTTTCCCAGAGACCTGATCGCCCTGCATAATTTTCAGGATGGCTATTGCGGCGTATGTGCCATTGAAGAAGGAAAATACAACCTGTGCTACCTCACGTCCAGGGATAATATAAAACGGTATGGTTCTATTGAAGAAATGGAAAAGGAAACACTCTACAAAAATCCATTTATGCAAGCTATCCGGCAAAATGCCCGATTCCTGTATGAGAAACCAGAGGTGATCAATGAAATTTCTTTTTCACCAAAAAAAGCCGTAGAAAATCATATTCTTATGTCCGGGGATACTGCTGGCTTGATTACACCGCTATGCGGAAATGGAATGGCTATGGCGATTCATTCTGCCAAAATTTTATCGGGGCTTATTATTCTGTATTTTAAAGAGCAATGGACCAAGGAAAAACTTGAAATGCTGTACCAGCAGCAATGGAAACAGACGTTTGCCACCCGTTTATGGGTAGGCCGCCAAACACAACGCTTATTTGGCAGTGAATGGCTTTCCAGTATGGCTGTAAGAATACTGAAAACTGTAAAACCAGCCGCCAGACTTCTGGTAAAGCATACGCATGGAGAAGTGTTCTGA